From a region of the Sesamum indicum cultivar Zhongzhi No. 13 linkage group LG3, S_indicum_v1.0, whole genome shotgun sequence genome:
- the LOC105158361 gene encoding protein FAR1-RELATED SEQUENCE 8 isoform X1 — protein sequence MADDAVFSPADEGLSSNSGIGITMEEGSENSEELLDDEGEEDFEIGTNDLGDEGSQLLQEKNNDLENAIQQVLRIQRVDLENDGVPVLGIHGVDLENGNEHVLEFESNGHEGNSERMLEIPSTDKDSCSDQMLGVPGSDKENATDADMAVMGGQTDTGGKSYLPPVEGMEFESYDDAYNYYNCYAKELGFGIRVKSSWTKRNSKEKRGAVLCCNCEGFKTMKEASTRRKETRTGCLAMIRLRLVETNRWRLDEVKLEHNHLFDHQRAQNSRSHKKMEAGAKRKFESAVDVEVRTIKLYRTPAVDAVSCGSSSERELSNHVEMAKRLKLRNGDVVALYDYFRRAQLADPNFFYIMDLNDEGYARNVFWIDSRSRAAYGYFGDMVIVDSTCLSNKHDIPLLSFSGLNHHGQPILLGCSLLVDETFETYLWLMRAWLTCMIGRPPQTIITDQCKALQDAISEVFPRAHHCLCLPLVMKSIHEKLGEVAESEIFQTVLNRTVYNSMKVEEFEMAWEEMIQHFAFRDHKWLQSLYEDRERWVPVYLKDTFVAGIYSSEPGEYVAPFFHGYIHDQMTLNEFFSMYELLQQKKIQKEALDDLNSREFRPVLRTRCNYELQLSELYTKEIFLKFQEEVVLMSGCFSVTQIHANGPIFTYMIKERDAEGDAREAKNFEVVYDKVGVDVRCICSCFNFRGYLCRHALSVLSYSGVEEIPIQYILTRWRKDVERLYTPDLGSNNIDISNPVQWYDHLYRRAMQVVAEGMASQDHHMVAWQAFKESLNKVRLVAEKPV from the exons ATGGCCGACGATGCCGTTTTCTCTCCCGCCGACGAGGGCTTGTCGTCGAATTCCGGCATCGGTATTACC ATGGAAGAAGGTTCTGAAAACAGTGAAGAACTGCTAGATGATGAAGGGGAGGAAGATTTTGAGATAGGAACCAATGATCTTGGGGATGAAGGCAGCCAACTGcttcaagaaaaaaacaatgaTCTGGAGAATGCCATTCAGCAGGTGCTAAGAATTCAAAGAGTTGACCTTGAGAACGATGGCGTGCCAGTACTCGGTATTCATGGTGTGGACCTTGAGAATGGCAATGAGCATGTACTCGAGTTTGAGAGCAATGGGCATGAGGGGAACAGTGAGCGTATGCTGGAGATCCCAAGCACTGATAAGGATAGCTGCAGTGACCAAATGCTTGGGGTTCCAGGCAGTGATAAAGAGAACGCAACAGATGCTGATATGGCTGTGATGGGTGGTCAAACTGATACCGGGGGGAAGTCTTATCTCCCGCCTGTTGAGGGAATGGAGTTTGAATCATACGATGATGCCTATAACTATTACAACTGCTATGCCAAGGAGCTTGGATTTGGTATTAGGGTTAAATCTTCTTGGACAAAGCGTAACAGCAAAGAGAAGCGTGGGGCAGTCCTCTGTTGCAATTGTGAGGGATTTAAAACAATGAAAGAAGCAAGCACTCGaagaaaggaaacaagaaCTGGCTGTCTAGCAATGATAAGGTTGAGGTTAGTGGAGACTAATAGATGGAGGCTGGATGAAGTTAAATTAGAACACAACCATTTATTTGATCATCAGAGGGCTCAAAACTCCAGGTCGCATAAGAAGATGGAAGCAGGGGCCAAAAGGAAGTTTGAATCAGCAGTTGATGTAGAAGTACGAACAATCAAGTTATATCGAACTCCAGCTGTTGATGCAGTGAGTTGTGGAAGCTCGAGTGAAAGAGAACTCAGCAACCATGTTGAGATGGCGAAACGCTTAAAACTCAGAAATGGTGATGTAGTGGCCCTTTATGATTATTTTCGTCGAGCGCAGCTTGCTGacccaaattttttttatattatggaTCTAAATGATGAGGGGTATGCAAGGAATGTCTTTTGGATTGATTCTAGGTCAAGGGCTGCCTACGGCTATTTTGGTGATATGGTAATTGTAGACTCAACATGCCTGTCAAATAAGCATGATATTCCACTTTTGTCGTTCAGTGGATTGAATCACCATGGTCAACCTATTTTGCTTGGTTGCAGTTTGCTTGTTGATGAAACATTTGAGACATATCTTTGGTTGATGAGAGCATGGCTTACATGTATGATCGGACGTCCTCCACAAACTATAATTACCGACCAGTGCAAGGCATTGCAGGATGCGATCTCTGAGGTTTTCCCCAGGGCTCATCATTGTCTTTGCCTACCCCTTGTTATGAAGAGCATTCACGAAAAATTAGGAGAAGTGGCGGAGTCggaaatatttcaaacagTACTAAACAGAACCGTGTACAACTCAATGAAAgtagaagaatttgaaatggCCTGGGAAGAGATGATTCAACATTTTGCTTTCAGGGATCACAAATGGCTTCAAAGCTTGTACGAGGACCGAGAAAGATGGGTCCCAGTTTATTTGAAAGACACTTTTGTTGCTGGAATATATTCTTCAGAGCCAGGCGAATACGTAGCTCCATTTTTCCACGGGTATATACATGATCAAATGACTTTGAATGAGTTTTTCAGTATGTATGAATTACTCCAACAAAAGAAGATTCAGAAGGAAGCTCTTGACGATCTCAATTCGAGAGAGTTTAGACCTGTGTTGAGAACAAGGTGCAATTATGAATTGCAGCTCTCCGAGTTATATACTAAAGAAATATTCTTgaagttccaagaagaggtgGTGCTGATGTCTGGTTGTTTCAGTGTAACACAAATTCACGCCAACGGACCAATCTTCACGTATATGATCAAAGAACGAGATGCTGAGGGAGATGCAAGGGAAGCAAAGAACTTTGAAGTCGTGTACGATAAAGTAGGGGTAGACGTTCGCTGTATCTGCAGTTGCTTCAATTTCAGAGGATACTTATGCCGACATGCATTAAGCGTCCTCAGCTACAGCGGGGTGGAGGAAATCCCAATCCAGTACATCTTAACACGGTGGAGGAAGGATGTGGAACGCTTGTACACTCCCGATCTTGGTTCCAACAACATTGACATCAGCAACCCTGTTCAATGGTACGATCACCTGTACAGACGTGCCATGCAGGTTGTTGCAGAAGGGATGGCATCACAAGATCATCACATGGTTGCTTGGCAAGCGTTCAAGGAATCGCTCAATAAGGTTCGTCTTGTTGCAGAGAAACCTGTATAA
- the LOC105158361 gene encoding protein FAR1-RELATED SEQUENCE 8 isoform X2, translating into MEEGSENSEELLDDEGEEDFEIGTNDLGDEGSQLLQEKNNDLENAIQQVLRIQRVDLENDGVPVLGIHGVDLENGNEHVLEFESNGHEGNSERMLEIPSTDKDSCSDQMLGVPGSDKENATDADMAVMGGQTDTGGKSYLPPVEGMEFESYDDAYNYYNCYAKELGFGIRVKSSWTKRNSKEKRGAVLCCNCEGFKTMKEASTRRKETRTGCLAMIRLRLVETNRWRLDEVKLEHNHLFDHQRAQNSRSHKKMEAGAKRKFESAVDVEVRTIKLYRTPAVDAVSCGSSSERELSNHVEMAKRLKLRNGDVVALYDYFRRAQLADPNFFYIMDLNDEGYARNVFWIDSRSRAAYGYFGDMVIVDSTCLSNKHDIPLLSFSGLNHHGQPILLGCSLLVDETFETYLWLMRAWLTCMIGRPPQTIITDQCKALQDAISEVFPRAHHCLCLPLVMKSIHEKLGEVAESEIFQTVLNRTVYNSMKVEEFEMAWEEMIQHFAFRDHKWLQSLYEDRERWVPVYLKDTFVAGIYSSEPGEYVAPFFHGYIHDQMTLNEFFSMYELLQQKKIQKEALDDLNSREFRPVLRTRCNYELQLSELYTKEIFLKFQEEVVLMSGCFSVTQIHANGPIFTYMIKERDAEGDAREAKNFEVVYDKVGVDVRCICSCFNFRGYLCRHALSVLSYSGVEEIPIQYILTRWRKDVERLYTPDLGSNNIDISNPVQWYDHLYRRAMQVVAEGMASQDHHMVAWQAFKESLNKVRLVAEKPV; encoded by the coding sequence ATGGAAGAAGGTTCTGAAAACAGTGAAGAACTGCTAGATGATGAAGGGGAGGAAGATTTTGAGATAGGAACCAATGATCTTGGGGATGAAGGCAGCCAACTGcttcaagaaaaaaacaatgaTCTGGAGAATGCCATTCAGCAGGTGCTAAGAATTCAAAGAGTTGACCTTGAGAACGATGGCGTGCCAGTACTCGGTATTCATGGTGTGGACCTTGAGAATGGCAATGAGCATGTACTCGAGTTTGAGAGCAATGGGCATGAGGGGAACAGTGAGCGTATGCTGGAGATCCCAAGCACTGATAAGGATAGCTGCAGTGACCAAATGCTTGGGGTTCCAGGCAGTGATAAAGAGAACGCAACAGATGCTGATATGGCTGTGATGGGTGGTCAAACTGATACCGGGGGGAAGTCTTATCTCCCGCCTGTTGAGGGAATGGAGTTTGAATCATACGATGATGCCTATAACTATTACAACTGCTATGCCAAGGAGCTTGGATTTGGTATTAGGGTTAAATCTTCTTGGACAAAGCGTAACAGCAAAGAGAAGCGTGGGGCAGTCCTCTGTTGCAATTGTGAGGGATTTAAAACAATGAAAGAAGCAAGCACTCGaagaaaggaaacaagaaCTGGCTGTCTAGCAATGATAAGGTTGAGGTTAGTGGAGACTAATAGATGGAGGCTGGATGAAGTTAAATTAGAACACAACCATTTATTTGATCATCAGAGGGCTCAAAACTCCAGGTCGCATAAGAAGATGGAAGCAGGGGCCAAAAGGAAGTTTGAATCAGCAGTTGATGTAGAAGTACGAACAATCAAGTTATATCGAACTCCAGCTGTTGATGCAGTGAGTTGTGGAAGCTCGAGTGAAAGAGAACTCAGCAACCATGTTGAGATGGCGAAACGCTTAAAACTCAGAAATGGTGATGTAGTGGCCCTTTATGATTATTTTCGTCGAGCGCAGCTTGCTGacccaaattttttttatattatggaTCTAAATGATGAGGGGTATGCAAGGAATGTCTTTTGGATTGATTCTAGGTCAAGGGCTGCCTACGGCTATTTTGGTGATATGGTAATTGTAGACTCAACATGCCTGTCAAATAAGCATGATATTCCACTTTTGTCGTTCAGTGGATTGAATCACCATGGTCAACCTATTTTGCTTGGTTGCAGTTTGCTTGTTGATGAAACATTTGAGACATATCTTTGGTTGATGAGAGCATGGCTTACATGTATGATCGGACGTCCTCCACAAACTATAATTACCGACCAGTGCAAGGCATTGCAGGATGCGATCTCTGAGGTTTTCCCCAGGGCTCATCATTGTCTTTGCCTACCCCTTGTTATGAAGAGCATTCACGAAAAATTAGGAGAAGTGGCGGAGTCggaaatatttcaaacagTACTAAACAGAACCGTGTACAACTCAATGAAAgtagaagaatttgaaatggCCTGGGAAGAGATGATTCAACATTTTGCTTTCAGGGATCACAAATGGCTTCAAAGCTTGTACGAGGACCGAGAAAGATGGGTCCCAGTTTATTTGAAAGACACTTTTGTTGCTGGAATATATTCTTCAGAGCCAGGCGAATACGTAGCTCCATTTTTCCACGGGTATATACATGATCAAATGACTTTGAATGAGTTTTTCAGTATGTATGAATTACTCCAACAAAAGAAGATTCAGAAGGAAGCTCTTGACGATCTCAATTCGAGAGAGTTTAGACCTGTGTTGAGAACAAGGTGCAATTATGAATTGCAGCTCTCCGAGTTATATACTAAAGAAATATTCTTgaagttccaagaagaggtgGTGCTGATGTCTGGTTGTTTCAGTGTAACACAAATTCACGCCAACGGACCAATCTTCACGTATATGATCAAAGAACGAGATGCTGAGGGAGATGCAAGGGAAGCAAAGAACTTTGAAGTCGTGTACGATAAAGTAGGGGTAGACGTTCGCTGTATCTGCAGTTGCTTCAATTTCAGAGGATACTTATGCCGACATGCATTAAGCGTCCTCAGCTACAGCGGGGTGGAGGAAATCCCAATCCAGTACATCTTAACACGGTGGAGGAAGGATGTGGAACGCTTGTACACTCCCGATCTTGGTTCCAACAACATTGACATCAGCAACCCTGTTCAATGGTACGATCACCTGTACAGACGTGCCATGCAGGTTGTTGCAGAAGGGATGGCATCACAAGATCATCACATGGTTGCTTGGCAAGCGTTCAAGGAATCGCTCAATAAGGTTCGTCTTGTTGCAGAGAAACCTGTATAA
- the LOC105158362 gene encoding protein FAR1-RELATED SEQUENCE 6 isoform X1: protein MPSFLMQSSQYMQRRGCGERECVFLLNMEEIPLHTEQTTDTLPCETPPGTNDGKAAFDDQNGNLEGNNSQGRKEFVAPAVGMEFETYDDAYNYYNCYAREAGFSVRVKNSWFKRNSREKYGAVLCCSSQGFKRVKDVNRLRKETRTGCPAMMRMRLVDSKRWRILEVTLEHNHLLGVKGYKSIRSMGSGTKRKLSSNSELEIQPVKLYRALVIDTGGDGTSNFNIRQAKSSSDQPNQLNLRKGDAQAMYNYLCRMQLTNPNFFYLMDLNDEGRLRNVFWVDARARAANSYFGDVIFFDNTCLSNRYEIPLVAFVGVNHHGQPVLLGCGLLASETMESYIWLFKAWVTCTSGHPPQTIITDRCKVLQSAVADVFPKSHHRFGLSHIMRKVPEKLGGLRNYDAIRKALLKGVYEALKPFDFEAAWGFMIQRFGVADNEWLRLLYEDRALWAPVYLKDTFFMGMAAAQPGETLNAFFDKYLHKQTPLKEFLDKYELALQKKHKEEVIADMESRNSSPELKTRCSFELQLSKVYTRAIFKRFQLEVEEMYSCFSTTQIHIDGPITIFLVKERVLHDGNRREIRDFEVLYNRAAAEVRCICSCFNFYGYLCRHALCVLNFNGVEEIPSKYILSRWKKDYKRLYLPDHGADNADTERVQWFNQLYRSALQVVEEGVISLDHYKVALRAFEESLVRVHSLEKKHV, encoded by the exons ATGCCCTCATTTCTCATGCAATCAAGTCAATATATGCAACGGAGAGGTTGCGG agagagagagtgtgtttTTCTACTTAATATGGAAGAGATCCCTCTTCACACTGAGCAAACCACAGATACACTACCCTGTGAGACTCCACCAGGAACCAATGATGGGAAAGCAGCATTTGATGATCAAAATGGCAATCTTGAAGGTAATAATTCTCAAGGAAGGAAAGAATTCGTTGCTCCTGCTGTGGGAATGGAATTTGAGACCTATGATGATGCTTACaactattataattgttaTGCCCGAGAGGCAGGCTTTAGTGTGAGAGTGAAAAACTCTTGGTTCAAAAGAAACAGCAGAGAGAAATATGGTGCAGTACTTTGTTGCAGTAGCCAGGGATTCAAAAGAGTTAAAGATGTAAACCGTCTCCGGAAAGAAACAAGAACCGGTTGTCCTGCTATGATGAGGATGAGGTTAGTGGATTCCAAAAGATGGCGGATACTTGAAGTTACTCTCGAGCACAACCATCTATTAGGGGTGAAAGGTTACAAGTCTATTCGGAGTATGGGTAGTGGGACCAAGAGGAAACTGTCTTCTAACTCTGAACTGGAAATACAACCTGTCAAATTGTACCGTGCTCTTGTGATAGACACCGGCGGTGATGGGACCTCTAATTTCAATATAAGGCAGGCTAAAAGTTCATCTGATCAGCCCAATCAATTGAACTTAAGAAAAGGTGACGCACAAGCAATGTACAATTACCTCTGCCGTATGCAGTTGACAAACCCGAATTTCTTTTACTTGATGGATCTAAATGATGAAGGGCGCTTGAGGAACGTGTTCTGGGTAGATGCCAGAGCTAGGGCTGCGAATAGTTACTTTGGTGATGTGATTTTCTTTGACAATACATGTTTGTCAAACAGATATGAGATTCCCCTTGTTGCATTTGTTGGCGTAAATCATCATGGTCAACCGGTGTTACTTGGTTGTGGCCTCCTTGCAAGTGAGACAATGGAGTCATACATTTGGCTGTTCAAGGCATGGGTTACTTGTACATCTGGACATCCCCCACAAACCATTATCACAGACAGGTGCAAGGTTTTGCAGAGCGCAGTGGCTGATGTCTTTCCAAAGTCTCACCATCGATTTGGCTTGTCACACATAATGAGAAAAGTTCCAGAGAAATTAGGAGGATTGCGGAATTATGATGCTATACGGAAAGCATTGCTGAAAGGGGTTTACGAGGCTTTAAAaccatttgattttgaagCAGCATGGGGGTTTATGATCCAGCGTTTTGGAGTAGCTGATAACGAGTGGCTTCGATTGTTATATGAAGATCGAGCACTTTGGGCTCCTGTTTACCTGAAGGACACCTTTTTCATGGGAATGGCTGCCGCACAGCCTGGGGAGACCCTGAATGCATTTTTTGACAAGTACTTGCACAAGCAAACTCCACTGAAGGAATTCCTCGACAAGTACGAATTGGCCTTGCAGAAAAAGCACAAGGAAGAAGTGATTGCAGACATGGAGTCAAGAAACTCTAGTCCCGAACTAAAAACAAGATGTTCCTTTGAGCTGCAACTGTCCAAGGTATACACTAGAGCAATATTTAAAAGATTCCAGTTGGAAGTGGAGGAGATGTACTCCTGTTTCAGCACAACGCAGATACACATTGATGGGCCGAtcacaatatttttagtcaAGGAACGGGTTTTACACGACGGTAACAGGAGAGAGATCCGGGATTTTGAAGTTCTCTATAACCGAGCTGCAGCTGAAGTTCGTTGCATCTGCAGCTGCTTCAACTTTTATGGTTATCTATGTCGGCACGCATTGTGTGTACTGAACTTCAATGGAGTGGAAGAGATCCCCTCGAAATACATTTTGTCACGGTGGAAGAAGGACTATAAACGCTTGTACCTTCCGGACCATGGGGCTGATAACGCTGATACAGAACGTGTGCAATGGTTCAACCAATTGTATCGAAGTGCATTACAAGTTGTGGAGGAGGGAGTGATCTCTCTAGACCATTACAAGGTTGCATTGCGAGCATTCGAAGAGTCGTTGGTTAGAGTTCACAGTCTTGAAAAAAAACATGTGTAG
- the LOC105158362 gene encoding protein FAR1-RELATED SEQUENCE 6 isoform X2: MEEIPLHTEQTTDTLPCETPPGTNDGKAAFDDQNGNLEGNNSQGRKEFVAPAVGMEFETYDDAYNYYNCYAREAGFSVRVKNSWFKRNSREKYGAVLCCSSQGFKRVKDVNRLRKETRTGCPAMMRMRLVDSKRWRILEVTLEHNHLLGVKGYKSIRSMGSGTKRKLSSNSELEIQPVKLYRALVIDTGGDGTSNFNIRQAKSSSDQPNQLNLRKGDAQAMYNYLCRMQLTNPNFFYLMDLNDEGRLRNVFWVDARARAANSYFGDVIFFDNTCLSNRYEIPLVAFVGVNHHGQPVLLGCGLLASETMESYIWLFKAWVTCTSGHPPQTIITDRCKVLQSAVADVFPKSHHRFGLSHIMRKVPEKLGGLRNYDAIRKALLKGVYEALKPFDFEAAWGFMIQRFGVADNEWLRLLYEDRALWAPVYLKDTFFMGMAAAQPGETLNAFFDKYLHKQTPLKEFLDKYELALQKKHKEEVIADMESRNSSPELKTRCSFELQLSKVYTRAIFKRFQLEVEEMYSCFSTTQIHIDGPITIFLVKERVLHDGNRREIRDFEVLYNRAAAEVRCICSCFNFYGYLCRHALCVLNFNGVEEIPSKYILSRWKKDYKRLYLPDHGADNADTERVQWFNQLYRSALQVVEEGVISLDHYKVALRAFEESLVRVHSLEKKHV, translated from the coding sequence ATGGAAGAGATCCCTCTTCACACTGAGCAAACCACAGATACACTACCCTGTGAGACTCCACCAGGAACCAATGATGGGAAAGCAGCATTTGATGATCAAAATGGCAATCTTGAAGGTAATAATTCTCAAGGAAGGAAAGAATTCGTTGCTCCTGCTGTGGGAATGGAATTTGAGACCTATGATGATGCTTACaactattataattgttaTGCCCGAGAGGCAGGCTTTAGTGTGAGAGTGAAAAACTCTTGGTTCAAAAGAAACAGCAGAGAGAAATATGGTGCAGTACTTTGTTGCAGTAGCCAGGGATTCAAAAGAGTTAAAGATGTAAACCGTCTCCGGAAAGAAACAAGAACCGGTTGTCCTGCTATGATGAGGATGAGGTTAGTGGATTCCAAAAGATGGCGGATACTTGAAGTTACTCTCGAGCACAACCATCTATTAGGGGTGAAAGGTTACAAGTCTATTCGGAGTATGGGTAGTGGGACCAAGAGGAAACTGTCTTCTAACTCTGAACTGGAAATACAACCTGTCAAATTGTACCGTGCTCTTGTGATAGACACCGGCGGTGATGGGACCTCTAATTTCAATATAAGGCAGGCTAAAAGTTCATCTGATCAGCCCAATCAATTGAACTTAAGAAAAGGTGACGCACAAGCAATGTACAATTACCTCTGCCGTATGCAGTTGACAAACCCGAATTTCTTTTACTTGATGGATCTAAATGATGAAGGGCGCTTGAGGAACGTGTTCTGGGTAGATGCCAGAGCTAGGGCTGCGAATAGTTACTTTGGTGATGTGATTTTCTTTGACAATACATGTTTGTCAAACAGATATGAGATTCCCCTTGTTGCATTTGTTGGCGTAAATCATCATGGTCAACCGGTGTTACTTGGTTGTGGCCTCCTTGCAAGTGAGACAATGGAGTCATACATTTGGCTGTTCAAGGCATGGGTTACTTGTACATCTGGACATCCCCCACAAACCATTATCACAGACAGGTGCAAGGTTTTGCAGAGCGCAGTGGCTGATGTCTTTCCAAAGTCTCACCATCGATTTGGCTTGTCACACATAATGAGAAAAGTTCCAGAGAAATTAGGAGGATTGCGGAATTATGATGCTATACGGAAAGCATTGCTGAAAGGGGTTTACGAGGCTTTAAAaccatttgattttgaagCAGCATGGGGGTTTATGATCCAGCGTTTTGGAGTAGCTGATAACGAGTGGCTTCGATTGTTATATGAAGATCGAGCACTTTGGGCTCCTGTTTACCTGAAGGACACCTTTTTCATGGGAATGGCTGCCGCACAGCCTGGGGAGACCCTGAATGCATTTTTTGACAAGTACTTGCACAAGCAAACTCCACTGAAGGAATTCCTCGACAAGTACGAATTGGCCTTGCAGAAAAAGCACAAGGAAGAAGTGATTGCAGACATGGAGTCAAGAAACTCTAGTCCCGAACTAAAAACAAGATGTTCCTTTGAGCTGCAACTGTCCAAGGTATACACTAGAGCAATATTTAAAAGATTCCAGTTGGAAGTGGAGGAGATGTACTCCTGTTTCAGCACAACGCAGATACACATTGATGGGCCGAtcacaatatttttagtcaAGGAACGGGTTTTACACGACGGTAACAGGAGAGAGATCCGGGATTTTGAAGTTCTCTATAACCGAGCTGCAGCTGAAGTTCGTTGCATCTGCAGCTGCTTCAACTTTTATGGTTATCTATGTCGGCACGCATTGTGTGTACTGAACTTCAATGGAGTGGAAGAGATCCCCTCGAAATACATTTTGTCACGGTGGAAGAAGGACTATAAACGCTTGTACCTTCCGGACCATGGGGCTGATAACGCTGATACAGAACGTGTGCAATGGTTCAACCAATTGTATCGAAGTGCATTACAAGTTGTGGAGGAGGGAGTGATCTCTCTAGACCATTACAAGGTTGCATTGCGAGCATTCGAAGAGTCGTTGGTTAGAGTTCACAGTCTTGAAAAAAAACATGTGTAG
- the LOC105158365 gene encoding protein FAR1-RELATED SEQUENCE 6-like — protein sequence MDEVSLNGEAAYDDEAEGFEIDGECAMTEYVGQTGNVLLGENPLPPAVGMEFESYDDVYYFYNCYAKQQGFGVRVSNTWYRKSKERYRGKLSCSSAGFKKRSEASRPRPETRTGCPAMVKFRLMENKRWRIIEVELEHNHLTSSTSSKFYKSHRIMDLGSKRPLPIDGSEEVRKIRLFRTVVIDTEDNGFSSFDEGDFRNNIDQSDDKLNLKQGDTQEMLDFFTRMQLGSPSFFYVMDINEKGCLRNTFWAETRSRPAYGYFGDVIFIDTTTLIEKYEVPLVLFTGVNHHAQPMSLGCGLVSSQTVESFTWLFRAWLTYMVGRPPQTVITSQCKALQNAISEVFPRAFHCLSLTNIMKKVPSELGRLEEYDAIRKAFTRAVYHSSRVDEFEAAWEEMVQSYRLMDHKWLQMLYEDRKRWIPVYLKEVFLAGMFTVKENERLTSPFEEYLSPHTSLKQFFSSYDRALLEINQRETISDLESKNSNSMLKSRFYFELQLSRLYTNCIFKKFQDEIEGMYTCYSIRQMNIDGSIVTYIVKEDIQVEENWRETRDFKVTYNASDAEVLCACGLFNFRGYLCRHALSVINQIGLEEIPPRYILARWRKDINRSYIFNHGWNGIDVNNPVHRYDNLYKCAIKVVEEGRQSHDRYKFTSQSLDEILNKVRI from the coding sequence ATGGATGAAGTTTCTCTCAATGGGGAAGCTGCATATGATGATGAGGCTGAGGGATTTGAGATTGATGGAGAATGTGCAATGACAGAATATGTTGGTCAAACTGGTAATGTTCTACTTGGTGAGAATCCACTGCCTCCAGCTGTTGGGATGGAGTTTGAGTCTTATGATGATGTTTATTACTTTTACAATTGTTATGCAAAACAACAAGGATTCGGTGTAAGAGTAAGTAATACTTGGTACAGAAAGAGCAAGGAGAGGTATAGAGGGAAATTAAGCTGCAGTAGTGCAGGGTTCAAGAAGAGATCTGAAGCCAGCCGGCCAAGACCTGAAACTCGGACCGGCTGTCCTGCAATGGTTAAGTTTAGGTTGATGGAGAATAAGAGGTGGAGAATTATAGAAGTTGAGCTTGAGCACAATCATTTAACCAGTTCAACTAGTTCTAAATTCTATAAATCTCATAGGATAATGGATCTTGGAAGTAAGAGACCTTTGCCAATCGATGGATCTGAGGAAGTTCGTAAAATCAGGTTGTTTAGAACAGTGGTTATTGACACAGAGGATAACGGGTTTTCAAGCTTTGATGAAGGTGACTTTAGGAATAATATTGATCAGAGTGACGACAAGTTGAACCTTAAACAAGGGGACACTCAAGAAATGCTTGACTTTTTTACAAGGATGCAGTTGGGTAGCCCAAGTTTCTTTTATGTGATGGATATTAATGAGAAAGGATGCTTACGGAACACATTCTGGGCTGAGACAAGGTCTAGGCCCGCCTATGGTTATTTTGGGGACGTTATATTCATTGATACTACGACTTTAATCGAAAAATACGAGGTTCCTCTTGTGTTATTTACTGGTGTCAATCACCATGCACAGCCCATGTCGCTGGGCTGTGGCTTAGTTTCCAGTCAGACTGTGGAGTCCTTTACATGGCTGTTCAGAGCATGGCTGACATATATGGTGGGACGTCCTCCACAAACTGTTATTACCAGCCAGTGTAAAGCCTTGCAAAATGCTATTTCCGAGGTTTTTCCTAGAGCTTTTCATTGTCTTTCTTTGACTAATATTATGAAGAAGGTTCCAAGTGAACTGGGTAGGTTGGAGGAATATGACGCAATCAGAAAGGCATTTACTAGAGCAGTTTATCACTCATCAAGAGTAGATGAGTTTGAAGCAGCTTGGGAGGAAATGGTGCAGAGCTATAGGCTTATGGATCATAAATGGCTTCAGATGTTATATGAAGATCGGAAGCGGTGGATTCCAGTCTATTTGAAAGAAGTTTTTTTGGCAGGAATGTTTACCGTAAAAGAGAATGAGAGGTTGACTTCACCGTTTGAAGAATACTTGAGCCCACATACTTCACTTAAACAGTTTTTCAGCAGTTATGATCGAGCTCTGCTGGAAATCAACCAAAGAGAAACAATATCTGATTTAGAATCAAAAAACTCTAATTCCATGCTAAAGTCAAGATTCTATTTTGAGTTGCAGCTCTCGAGACTATATACAAATTgcatatttaagaaatttcaagatgaAATAGAGGGCATGTACACTTGTTACAGTATAAGACAGATGAACATAGATGGCTCTATCGTGACTTACATTGTTAAAGAAGACATCCAAGTCGAGGAGAACTGGAGGGAAACAAGGGACTTCAAGGTGACGTACAATGCTTCTGATGCTGAAGTTCTTTGTGCATGTGGATTATTCAACTTCAGGGGTTATTTGTGCAGACATGCATTAAGTGTTATCAACCAAATTGGTTTGGAGGAGATTCCACCCCGGTATATTCTTGCAAGATGGAGAAAAGACATAAATCGTAGCTATATTTTCAATCATGGCTGGAATGGCATTGATGTTAACAACCCTGTGCATAGATATGATAACTTGTACAAATGTGCTATAAAGGTTGTTGAGGAAGGGAGGCAATCACATGATCGTTACAAGTTCACTTCTCAATCTTTAGATGAGATACTAAACAAGGTTCGTATCTAA